From Amycolatopsis sp. cg9, one genomic window encodes:
- a CDS encoding ABC transporter transmembrane domain-containing protein, which yields MTTAPPRSRQELPPAETAGWVRRLSAAAWEHRALVVLSLVAAVFSVGVQAASPLLVRTAVDDAVAGQTGGLPGVAVFLISLQLVAFGTAFVRRYVGGKLALGVQHDLRQRVFNAVSRLDGGKQDAMRTGQIVSRAISDLQLVTGILMQIPVSFGSVLFALLSFAAMLWLSPVLTLIALVVTPAVGIIVARGRKRLFPATWSAQQRAGDVAQQVEETVTGVRVVKGFGQEAREVGRLEATARKLFAERLRAAKLSAVPTATTASLPAAGQVAVLGIGGVLAMNGAITLGTFLAFATYLATLVGPARMLSSLVVQAQLTRAGAERVYELIDAQPEVVDAPDARPLPDGPLGVELDAVRFGYTRSDPVLNGLSVTAHPGETLALVGTAGSGKSTISLLLPRFYDVHAGAVRVGGLDVRDVPLRQLRQAIGVVFEEAFLFSTTIRDNIAYGRPDASDEEIFAAARAAEADEFIRALPEGYETLVGERGLTLSGGQRQRLGLARALITDPRILILDDATSAIDTVTEAAIYDTLRSVTASRTTLLIAHRRSTLALADRIAVLDDGRVVDVGTEAELMARCPLFRELIAGPGDGVEEKHRCEGLDLGPAGVTPSLWPHEERDEVDELADAARLRSGDPNSSGFVGRGGAGLDLPPTPELIEGVRQLPPAVDEPRLSDVDVTAPDPGFRLARLLRPVRWPLAVVVGLVAADALASIALPALYQFGVDHGVRTGVEWLVWLAAGIGAVVIAADWLVVFAQTRLTSRVGETVLYSLRVRSYAHLQRLGLDYYERELSGKIMTRMTTDVDALSTFLQTGLATAVVSALTLAGIAAALLVTDAGLALYALAMVPVLVVATVIFRRAASKAYNEARERVSVVNADMQENVSGLRVTQAYSREDRSAAAFASLSDSYRRSRLRAQQYVATYFPLVALLSDLATTTVLVAGANRVAAGTLSAGVLLAFLLYLQQFFSPIQQLSSVFDGYQQARVGLGRIGDLLRTPTSVPAAERSVAVPARLRGEVAFKDVDFSYTGVEAKALEQFSLDVGAGETIALVGATGAGKSTVVKLVARYYDVTGGEVRIDGTDVREYDLPGLRRRMGVVPQEAHLFSGTVADNVRYGRPSASDAEVEAAVRAVGAFDGVAALPAGFLQPVGERGRSLSAGQRQLVALARAELVDPDVLLLDEATAALDPSTEAAVLRATETVARRRTTFVVAHRLATAARADRIVVLDHGRIVETGTHEELLAAEGHYARLWALG from the coding sequence GTGACCACCGCTCCGCCCCGCTCCCGTCAAGAGCTCCCACCAGCCGAGACCGCCGGCTGGGTCCGCCGGCTGTCCGCCGCGGCCTGGGAGCACCGCGCGCTCGTCGTGCTGTCGCTGGTCGCCGCCGTCTTCAGCGTCGGGGTGCAGGCCGCGAGCCCGCTGCTGGTGCGCACGGCGGTGGACGACGCGGTGGCTGGGCAGACCGGCGGGCTGCCCGGGGTCGCGGTCTTCCTGATCTCGTTGCAGCTGGTGGCGTTCGGCACCGCGTTCGTGCGCCGGTACGTCGGCGGGAAGCTCGCCCTCGGCGTCCAGCACGACCTGCGGCAGCGGGTCTTCAACGCGGTTTCGCGGCTGGACGGCGGCAAGCAGGACGCCATGCGCACCGGCCAGATCGTCTCGCGCGCGATCTCCGACCTGCAGCTGGTCACCGGGATCCTGATGCAGATCCCGGTGTCCTTCGGTTCGGTGCTCTTCGCGCTGCTCTCGTTCGCGGCGATGCTGTGGCTGTCCCCGGTGCTGACGCTGATCGCGCTGGTCGTCACGCCCGCGGTCGGCATCATCGTGGCGCGCGGGCGCAAGCGGCTCTTTCCGGCGACGTGGTCGGCGCAGCAGCGCGCGGGCGACGTCGCGCAGCAGGTCGAGGAGACCGTCACCGGCGTCCGCGTGGTCAAGGGTTTCGGTCAGGAGGCGCGGGAAGTCGGGCGGCTCGAAGCGACCGCGCGCAAGTTGTTCGCGGAGCGGCTTCGCGCGGCGAAGCTGTCCGCGGTACCGACGGCGACGACCGCGTCGCTGCCCGCCGCCGGTCAGGTCGCGGTGCTCGGCATCGGCGGCGTCCTCGCCATGAACGGCGCCATCACGCTCGGCACGTTCCTCGCCTTCGCGACCTACCTCGCGACGCTGGTCGGGCCGGCGCGGATGCTGTCCAGCCTGGTCGTGCAGGCCCAGCTGACCCGCGCCGGCGCCGAGCGCGTGTACGAGCTGATCGACGCGCAGCCGGAGGTCGTCGACGCACCGGACGCGCGGCCGCTGCCGGACGGCCCGCTGGGCGTGGAGCTCGACGCTGTCCGCTTCGGGTACACGCGCAGCGACCCGGTGCTGAACGGGCTTTCGGTCACCGCGCACCCGGGCGAGACCCTCGCGCTGGTCGGCACCGCGGGCTCCGGGAAGTCCACGATCTCGCTGCTGCTGCCGCGGTTCTACGACGTGCACGCGGGCGCGGTCCGGGTCGGCGGCCTCGACGTCCGGGACGTGCCGCTGCGGCAGCTGCGCCAGGCGATCGGCGTGGTGTTCGAAGAGGCGTTCCTGTTCTCCACGACGATCCGGGACAACATCGCGTACGGCCGGCCGGACGCGAGCGACGAAGAGATCTTCGCGGCCGCGCGCGCGGCGGAGGCGGACGAGTTCATCCGCGCGCTGCCGGAGGGCTACGAAACGCTGGTCGGCGAACGCGGGCTGACGCTCTCGGGCGGCCAGCGGCAGCGGCTCGGGCTGGCCAGGGCGCTGATCACCGACCCGCGGATCCTCATCCTCGACGACGCGACGTCGGCGATCGACACCGTCACCGAAGCCGCGATCTACGACACCCTGCGCTCGGTCACGGCGAGCCGCACGACGCTGCTGATCGCGCACCGGCGCTCGACGCTGGCGCTGGCCGACCGGATCGCGGTGCTGGACGACGGCCGCGTCGTCGACGTCGGCACCGAAGCCGAGCTGATGGCGCGCTGCCCGCTCTTCCGCGAGCTGATCGCGGGCCCGGGCGACGGCGTCGAGGAGAAGCACCGGTGCGAGGGGCTCGACCTCGGCCCGGCCGGGGTCACGCCGTCGCTGTGGCCGCACGAAGAACGTGACGAGGTCGACGAACTGGCCGACGCGGCGCGCCTGCGCAGCGGCGACCCGAACAGCAGCGGGTTCGTCGGCCGCGGCGGCGCCGGCCTCGACCTGCCGCCGACGCCGGAGCTGATCGAGGGTGTGCGGCAGCTCCCGCCGGCCGTCGACGAGCCGCGGCTGTCCGATGTGGACGTCACGGCGCCCGACCCCGGCTTCCGGCTGGCCCGGCTGCTGCGGCCGGTCCGCTGGCCGCTGGCCGTGGTCGTCGGCCTGGTGGCGGCGGACGCGCTGGCGTCGATCGCGCTGCCCGCGCTGTACCAGTTCGGCGTCGACCACGGCGTCCGCACGGGCGTCGAGTGGCTGGTCTGGCTGGCGGCCGGCATCGGCGCGGTGGTGATCGCGGCCGACTGGCTGGTCGTGTTCGCGCAGACCCGGCTGACTTCGCGGGTCGGCGAGACGGTGCTGTACTCGCTGCGCGTCCGCAGCTACGCGCACCTGCAGCGGCTCGGCCTCGACTACTACGAGCGGGAGCTGTCCGGGAAGATCATGACCCGGATGACGACGGACGTCGACGCGCTCTCGACGTTCCTGCAGACCGGGCTGGCCACGGCGGTGGTCAGCGCGCTGACGCTGGCCGGGATCGCGGCCGCGCTGCTGGTCACCGACGCCGGGCTGGCGTTGTACGCGCTGGCGATGGTGCCGGTGCTGGTGGTGGCCACGGTGATCTTCCGGCGGGCGGCGTCGAAGGCGTACAACGAGGCCCGCGAGCGGGTCAGCGTCGTCAACGCGGACATGCAGGAGAACGTCAGCGGGCTGCGCGTCACCCAGGCGTACTCGCGCGAAGACCGGTCCGCGGCGGCGTTCGCCTCGCTGAGCGACTCGTACCGGCGCTCCCGGCTGCGGGCCCAGCAGTACGTCGCCACGTACTTCCCGCTGGTGGCGCTGCTGTCCGACCTGGCGACCACGACGGTGCTGGTGGCGGGCGCGAACCGCGTCGCGGCGGGCACGCTGTCGGCCGGCGTGCTACTGGCGTTCCTGCTGTACCTGCAGCAGTTCTTCTCGCCGATCCAGCAGCTGTCGTCGGTGTTCGACGGCTACCAGCAGGCCCGCGTCGGCCTCGGCCGCATCGGCGACCTGCTGCGCACGCCGACGTCGGTCCCCGCGGCCGAGCGCTCGGTCGCGGTACCCGCTCGGCTGCGCGGCGAGGTGGCGTTCAAGGACGTCGACTTCTCCTACACCGGCGTCGAGGCGAAGGCGCTGGAGCAGTTCTCCCTGGACGTCGGCGCCGGCGAGACGATCGCGCTGGTCGGCGCGACGGGCGCCGGGAAGTCGACGGTCGTGAAGCTGGTCGCGCGCTACTACGACGTCACCGGCGGCGAGGTCCGCATCGACGGCACGGACGTCCGCGAGTACGACCTGCCCGGCCTGCGCCGCCGGATGGGCGTGGTCCCGCAGGAGGCCCACCTGTTCTCGGGCACGGTGGCCGACAACGTCCGCTACGGCCGCCCGTCGGCCTCCGACGCGGAGGTCGAGGCGGCGGTCCGGGCGGTGGGCGCGTTCGACGGCGTCGCGGCCTTGCCGGCGGGTTTCCTCCAGCCGGTGGGCGAACGCGGCCGCTCGCTGTCGGCGGGCCAGCGCCAGCTCGTGGCACTGGCCCGGGCGGAACTGGTGGACCCGGACGTCCTGCTGCTCGACGAGGCGACGGCGGCCCTGGACCCCTCGACGGAGGCGGCGGTCCTGCGCGCGACGGAGACGGTGGCCCGCCGCCGCACGACGTTCGTGGTGGCCCACCGCCTGGCGACCGCGGCCCGCGCGGACCGGATCGTGGTGCTGGACCACGGCCGGATCGTCGAGACGGGCACCCACGAAGAGCTGCTGGCGGCCGAGGGGCACTACGCGAGGCTGTGGGCCCTGGGCTGA
- a CDS encoding ABC transporter ATP-binding protein, translating to MHDGSGRIVVQNLSKQFGAVNAVQNLSFTVEPGSVTGFLGPNGAGKTTTLRMLLGLVTPTSGAATINGRPHSQLGNPARVVGSVLENEGFHPGRTARNHLRVYAAAIGVPDRRADEVLGLVGLGSAADRKAGGFSLGMRQRLALATALLGDPQVLVLDEPTNGLDPEGILWLRNFLRSYAREQRRTVLVSSHLLNEVEQLIDQVVIISQGVTRYYGPLEQLRKSQQSRVLVQPADPSALVKALQENGITGVSPTPDGRVAVAGSSVQQIGDIAAKAGIAVYGMQEDHADLERMFFQLTQGQYAGAPGYPPQPQYQGPPPGYPPQQYPPSGPQQQQQQQHWGGPQQ from the coding sequence ATGCACGACGGCAGTGGCCGGATTGTGGTGCAGAACCTGAGCAAGCAGTTCGGCGCGGTGAACGCGGTGCAGAACCTCAGCTTCACGGTCGAACCCGGGTCGGTGACGGGCTTCCTCGGCCCGAACGGCGCCGGGAAGACGACCACGTTGCGCATGCTGCTCGGGTTGGTGACGCCCACTTCCGGGGCGGCGACGATCAACGGTCGCCCGCACTCGCAGCTGGGGAACCCGGCGCGGGTGGTCGGCTCGGTTTTGGAAAACGAGGGTTTCCACCCGGGCCGGACGGCCCGCAACCACCTCCGGGTCTACGCGGCGGCCATCGGCGTGCCGGACCGGCGCGCGGACGAGGTGCTCGGCCTGGTGGGCCTGGGCAGTGCCGCGGACCGGAAGGCGGGCGGGTTCTCGCTCGGCATGCGGCAGCGGCTGGCGCTGGCCACCGCGCTGCTCGGCGACCCGCAGGTGCTGGTGCTGGACGAGCCGACGAACGGCCTCGACCCCGAGGGCATCCTGTGGCTGCGGAACTTCCTGCGTTCCTACGCGCGCGAGCAGCGGCGGACCGTGCTGGTGTCGAGCCACCTGCTGAACGAGGTCGAGCAGCTGATCGACCAGGTCGTGATCATCAGCCAGGGCGTCACGCGCTACTACGGCCCGCTGGAGCAGCTGCGCAAGAGCCAGCAGTCGCGGGTGCTGGTGCAGCCGGCGGACCCGTCGGCGCTCGTGAAGGCGTTGCAGGAGAACGGCATCACCGGGGTTTCGCCGACGCCGGACGGCCGGGTCGCGGTCGCCGGGTCGAGCGTCCAGCAGATCGGTGACATCGCCGCGAAGGCCGGGATCGCGGTCTACGGGATGCAGGAGGACCACGCCGACCTGGAGCGGATGTTCTTCCAGCTGACGCAGGGCCAGTACGCCGGCGCGCCGGGTTACCCGCCGCAGCCGCAGTACCAGGGCCCGCCGCCCGGGTACCCGCCGCAGCAGTACCCGCCTTCGGGCCCGCAGCAGCAACAGCAGCAACAGCACTGGGGAGGACCGCAGCAGTGA
- a CDS encoding ABC transporter permease, with translation MGNLIKAEFRKTLSLNTWWVLLIPLALVAFWLTFVWGKITNDFADFIGSSDAREVAGAVGLDASKLPVGLLAFAHGVNIAQLIPGLFGVFALAGEYRSKTITTTFLTAPNRITALTAKMLTYVAWGAIYGLVSFGVSAVAVMASVDSGRWPSAGQWLAALGGTILASVLVTLFGIGFGAVLRSVPLAVVLFLVWFLIVENVLVIALWGPVDILGGILPNGTANGIVGGIAADAFGINTLNLPGGVDHWSQLGLQLAAGAPGVISWWASALIFFAWTMLFFGLGWLGNQKRDIT, from the coding sequence ATGGGCAACCTGATCAAAGCGGAGTTCCGCAAGACGCTGTCGCTGAACACGTGGTGGGTGCTGCTGATCCCGCTGGCACTGGTGGCGTTCTGGCTGACCTTCGTCTGGGGCAAGATCACCAACGACTTCGCGGACTTCATCGGCTCGAGCGACGCGCGCGAGGTCGCGGGCGCGGTCGGCCTGGACGCGAGCAAGCTGCCGGTCGGGCTGCTGGCGTTCGCGCACGGCGTGAACATCGCGCAGCTCATCCCCGGCCTGTTCGGCGTCTTCGCGCTGGCGGGCGAGTACCGCAGCAAGACGATCACGACGACGTTCCTGACCGCGCCGAACCGGATCACGGCGCTGACCGCGAAGATGCTCACCTACGTGGCGTGGGGCGCGATCTACGGCCTGGTGAGCTTCGGCGTTTCGGCGGTCGCGGTGATGGCGTCGGTCGACTCCGGCCGGTGGCCCAGCGCGGGCCAGTGGCTGGCCGCGCTCGGCGGGACGATCCTGGCCTCGGTGCTGGTGACGCTGTTCGGCATCGGGTTCGGCGCGGTGCTGCGCAGTGTGCCGCTCGCCGTGGTGCTGTTCCTGGTGTGGTTCCTGATCGTGGAGAACGTGCTGGTCATCGCGCTCTGGGGCCCGGTCGACATCCTGGGCGGGATCCTGCCGAACGGCACCGCCAACGGGATCGTGGGCGGGATCGCGGCGGACGCCTTCGGGATCAACACGCTCAACCTGCCGGGCGGGGTCGACCACTGGTCGCAGCTGGGCCTGCAGCTCGCGGCGGGCGCACCGGGCGTGATCTCGTGGTGGGCTTCGGCGCTGATCTTCTTCGCCTGGACCATGCTCTTCTTCGGCCTCGGCTGGCTGGGCAACCAGAAGCGCGACATCACCTAG
- a CDS encoding response regulator transcription factor codes for MRILLVEDERRLAEALRAGLSAEGYAVDVAHNGRDALWYAGEHPYSAIVLDIMLPGLNGYRVCRRLREQGDSTPILMLTAKDGEDDEIEALDTGADDFLPKPFSYGVLLSRLRALIRRGGATRPGVLKLGDLELDQAGRTCRRGGADIALTGKEFALLAYLMQRPGQVVTKAELLDNLWDFAASATANLVEVHVSALRRKLGAASIRTVRGAGYLVAPGA; via the coding sequence ATGCGGATCTTGCTCGTCGAGGATGAGCGGCGGCTCGCCGAGGCTCTCCGGGCCGGGCTGAGCGCCGAGGGGTACGCCGTCGACGTCGCGCACAACGGGCGGGACGCGCTCTGGTACGCCGGGGAACACCCCTACTCCGCCATCGTCCTGGACATCATGCTGCCCGGGCTGAACGGGTACCGCGTCTGCCGGCGGCTGCGGGAGCAAGGTGACAGCACGCCGATCCTCATGCTCACCGCGAAGGACGGGGAGGACGACGAGATCGAGGCGCTCGACACCGGTGCCGACGACTTCCTGCCCAAGCCCTTCTCCTACGGCGTGCTGCTCTCACGGCTGCGGGCGCTGATCCGGCGGGGCGGCGCCACCCGGCCGGGGGTGCTCAAGCTGGGGGACCTCGAGCTCGACCAGGCCGGCCGGACCTGCCGGCGCGGCGGGGCCGACATCGCGCTCACCGGCAAGGAGTTCGCCCTGCTCGCCTACCTCATGCAGCGGCCGGGGCAGGTGGTCACCAAGGCCGAGCTGCTCGACAACCTCTGGGACTTCGCCGCCTCCGCGACCGCCAACCTCGTCGAGGTGCACGTCAGCGCGCTGCGGCGCAAGCTCGGCGCCGCCAGCATCCGGACGGTCCGCGGCGCCGGCTACCTGGTGGCGCCGGGTGCTTAG
- the ald gene encoding alanine dehydrogenase — protein sequence MRIAVPREIKKHEYRVALTPAGVHELVGRGHDVFVETGAGTGSSIADEEYVAAGAKILATADETWAEGELVLKVKEPIAEEYPRLRADQVLFTYLHIAADRPLTDALLAAGTTAIAYETVQTANGALPLLAPMSEVAGRLAPQVGAFSLMKPSGGRGVLPGGIPGVHPARVVVIGGGVAGLNAARVALGLGSDVEILDTNVDRLRQIDNDFGGRIRTVTSNRLSVEESVLQADMVIGAVLVPGAKAPKLVSNELVSRMKAGSVLVDIAIDQGGCFADSRPTTHDEPTYTVHESVFYCVANMPGAVPRTSTYGLTNVTLPYAVQLAEHGWKAALQADAALAKGLNTHAGALTNGPVAVAHDLVHTPLATVLA from the coding sequence GTGCGTATCGCCGTTCCCCGTGAGATCAAGAAGCACGAGTACCGGGTCGCACTGACCCCGGCCGGCGTGCACGAACTGGTCGGGCGCGGGCACGACGTCTTCGTCGAAACCGGTGCCGGGACCGGCTCGTCGATCGCCGACGAGGAGTACGTCGCCGCCGGCGCGAAGATCCTCGCCACCGCGGACGAGACCTGGGCCGAGGGCGAGCTCGTCCTCAAGGTCAAGGAGCCCATCGCCGAGGAGTACCCCCGGCTGCGCGCCGACCAGGTCCTCTTCACCTACCTGCACATCGCCGCCGACCGCCCGCTGACCGACGCGCTGCTGGCCGCGGGCACCACCGCGATCGCCTACGAGACGGTCCAGACCGCGAACGGCGCCCTCCCGCTGCTCGCCCCGATGTCCGAGGTCGCGGGCCGGCTGGCCCCGCAGGTCGGCGCGTTCTCGCTGATGAAGCCGAGCGGCGGGCGCGGTGTCCTGCCCGGCGGCATCCCCGGCGTGCACCCGGCGCGCGTCGTCGTCATCGGCGGCGGTGTCGCCGGCCTCAACGCCGCCCGCGTCGCGCTGGGCCTCGGCTCGGACGTCGAGATCCTCGACACCAACGTCGACCGCCTCCGCCAGATCGACAACGACTTCGGCGGCCGCATCCGCACGGTGACGTCGAACCGCCTGTCGGTCGAGGAGTCGGTGCTGCAGGCGGACATGGTCATCGGCGCGGTGCTGGTGCCGGGTGCGAAGGCGCCGAAGCTGGTGTCGAACGAGCTCGTGTCCCGCATGAAGGCCGGCAGCGTGCTCGTCGACATCGCGATCGACCAGGGCGGCTGCTTCGCCGACTCGCGCCCGACCACGCACGACGAGCCGACCTACACCGTGCACGAGTCGGTCTTCTACTGCGTCGCGAACATGCCGGGCGCGGTGCCCCGGACGTCGACCTACGGCCTCACCAACGTCACGCTGCCTTACGCCGTACAGCTGGCCGAGCACGGCTGGAAGGCCGCGCTGCAGGCCGACGCCGCGCTGGCGAAGGGCCTCAACACGCACGCCGGCGCCCTCACCAACGGCCCGGTCGCGGTGGCGCACGACCTGGTGCACACGCCGCTGGCCACCGTTCTCGCCTGA
- a CDS encoding acyltransferase family protein, protein MIISWRPLDHAEYRSSSWFPGLTGLRALAALAVVCFHYGGPVVDRLQGWIAVQLFFVLSGFLITTLALREEDRTGRISARDFYVRRVFRIMPVYFLLLGLTALAVTLAGTYGSSRLADAMPYYLTFLNEVVDFNTPYPTSWSLGVEEKFYLVWPALLVLTSFAKTGKTALRLLIGAGAVGFVLGVLPLAPAHQWASLTVHYGSLVVGCLLALALHHPRGFAVLRPLTSPAAAVLVALGFGVLQLSVKPLGRAFGGNWQFVVPVYAAGAALLLVAVVSAGPVRRLLSSRVLTFVGDRSYALYLAQTGAAGVTGLLFPTGLGKAAATSAVALLFACGLRRWVELPAIAYGRRLVAKGERAPAAERQGPARVG, encoded by the coding sequence ATGATCATCTCTTGGCGGCCACTCGACCACGCCGAATACCGGTCGTCGTCGTGGTTCCCCGGCCTGACCGGCCTGCGCGCGCTCGCCGCGCTGGCCGTCGTGTGCTTCCACTACGGCGGCCCGGTGGTCGACCGGCTGCAGGGCTGGATCGCCGTCCAGCTGTTCTTCGTACTGTCCGGCTTCCTGATCACGACGCTGGCGTTGCGCGAGGAGGACCGCACCGGCCGGATCTCGGCGCGCGACTTCTACGTCCGCCGCGTCTTCCGGATCATGCCGGTGTACTTCCTGCTGCTCGGCCTGACGGCGCTGGCGGTGACGCTCGCCGGGACGTACGGGAGCAGCCGGCTCGCCGACGCGATGCCCTACTACCTGACCTTCCTCAACGAAGTCGTCGACTTCAACACGCCGTACCCGACGTCGTGGTCGCTGGGCGTGGAGGAGAAGTTCTACCTGGTCTGGCCCGCGCTGCTCGTGCTGACGTCGTTCGCCAAGACGGGCAAGACCGCGCTGCGCCTGCTGATCGGCGCGGGCGCGGTGGGGTTCGTGCTCGGCGTCCTGCCGCTGGCGCCCGCGCACCAGTGGGCGAGCCTGACGGTGCACTACGGCTCGCTGGTCGTCGGCTGCCTGCTCGCGCTGGCGCTGCACCACCCGCGCGGGTTCGCCGTGCTGCGGCCGCTGACCAGCCCGGCCGCGGCGGTGCTGGTGGCGCTCGGGTTCGGCGTGCTCCAGCTGTCGGTCAAGCCGCTGGGGCGGGCGTTCGGCGGGAACTGGCAGTTCGTCGTCCCGGTCTACGCCGCGGGAGCCGCGCTGCTGCTGGTCGCGGTGGTCTCGGCGGGCCCGGTCCGGCGGCTGCTCTCGAGCCGCGTGCTGACGTTCGTCGGCGACCGCTCCTACGCGCTCTACCTGGCCCAGACGGGCGCGGCGGGCGTGACCGGGCTGCTGTTCCCGACCGGGCTGGGCAAGGCGGCCGCCACCTCCGCCGTCGCGCTGCTCTTCGCGTGCGGTCTCCGGAGGTGGGTCGAACTGCCCGCGATCGCCTACGGGCGCCGGCTGGTGGCGAAAGGGGAGCGGGCCCCTGCCGCGGAACGACAGGGACCCGCTCGGGTGGGATAG
- a CDS encoding DUF4291 family protein codes for MFEEKRVPDRQVRAARTETTVRVYQACSPAVADAALENQTFAGLEGTTWLDLSFRWAAYGSGNGSKPGHERILAVDLTRDGFEWALAHPGPVLLRWEAERDLDHTALNFEALRLGLTGEAAGHYTGDWITAITDVTPVIRDIAGLLATDQLHKAVRLVPHEPPYPLGEDLAKAVGATG; via the coding sequence ATGTTCGAAGAGAAGCGGGTCCCCGACCGGCAGGTCCGAGCCGCGCGGACCGAGACGACCGTCCGCGTCTACCAGGCGTGCTCACCGGCCGTCGCCGACGCCGCGCTCGAAAACCAGACGTTCGCCGGACTCGAGGGCACGACCTGGCTGGACCTCTCGTTCCGCTGGGCGGCCTACGGCAGCGGCAACGGGAGCAAGCCCGGCCACGAGCGCATCCTGGCCGTCGACCTCACTCGCGACGGCTTCGAGTGGGCTCTCGCCCACCCGGGTCCGGTGCTCCTCCGGTGGGAAGCGGAGCGAGACCTCGACCACACGGCGCTGAACTTCGAAGCGCTCCGCCTCGGCCTCACCGGCGAAGCGGCCGGTCACTACACCGGTGACTGGATCACCGCCATCACCGACGTCACACCGGTGATCCGCGACATCGCCGGGCTGCTGGCGACGGACCAGCTCCACAAGGCGGTCCGGCTCGTCCCCCACGAGCCGCCGTACCCGCTGGGCGAAGACCTCGCCAAGGCCGTGGGGGCCACCGGCTAA
- a CDS encoding ATP-binding protein, whose translation MLRVRYSTRFRVAVTAFAASAVALGAMSVWFVLQAQDRLENAATQIAYARAQAIVQLLDTGARPADLALLVRDSIFEVTDRSGHRVASCPALRGASLGGYDADVTLPPYAIDRADPASVGCAPELGGFDEALTAHVIHEVSGDSKYDVYAGVPIDPAGQAAVDSVRTVLTFGVPAVALLIGVIAWLAVRRSLRPVEAIRGEVAEIGAHDLSRRVPAPRSGDEIARLAGTMNAMLARLDEAVTRQGRFTSDASHELRTPLASLRTQLEVLLAHPDRLDWRHACENALLDVTRLQDLVADLVLLGKLDHAGPDRLEPVLLPEAAEAVAAGRAELVVSGAPVVRGHRARLERLVRNLVDNAERHAASRVVVEVSAVDGRAVLTVTDDGPGIPEADRERVFDRFVRLDDARARDDGGSGLGLAIVADIARAHGGTAVAEAGSRFVVTLPELKTS comes from the coding sequence GTGCTTAGGGTCCGGTACTCGACGCGCTTCCGCGTTGCGGTGACGGCCTTCGCCGCGTCGGCCGTGGCGCTGGGGGCCATGTCGGTCTGGTTCGTGCTCCAGGCGCAGGACCGCCTCGAAAACGCCGCGACGCAGATCGCCTACGCCCGCGCCCAGGCGATCGTCCAGCTGCTCGACACCGGGGCCCGGCCCGCGGACCTGGCGTTGCTCGTGCGCGACTCGATCTTCGAGGTCACCGACCGGTCGGGGCACCGGGTCGCGTCCTGCCCGGCGCTTCGCGGGGCGTCGCTGGGCGGGTACGACGCCGACGTGACGCTGCCGCCGTACGCGATCGACCGCGCCGACCCCGCGTCCGTCGGCTGCGCCCCCGAACTGGGCGGGTTCGACGAGGCCCTCACCGCGCACGTCATCCACGAGGTCAGCGGCGACAGCAAGTACGACGTCTACGCCGGGGTGCCGATCGATCCCGCGGGCCAGGCGGCCGTCGACTCCGTCCGCACCGTGCTCACGTTCGGCGTCCCCGCGGTCGCGCTGCTCATCGGCGTCATCGCGTGGCTCGCCGTCCGGCGGTCGCTGCGGCCGGTCGAGGCCATCCGCGGCGAGGTCGCCGAGATCGGCGCGCACGACCTGAGCCGTCGCGTGCCGGCCCCGCGCAGCGGCGACGAGATCGCGCGGCTGGCCGGGACGATGAACGCGATGCTCGCCCGGCTCGACGAGGCCGTCACCCGGCAGGGCCGGTTCACCTCCGACGCGTCGCACGAGCTGCGGACGCCGCTCGCGTCGCTGCGGACGCAGCTCGAGGTTCTCCTCGCGCACCCCGACCGGCTCGACTGGCGCCACGCCTGCGAGAACGCGCTGCTCGACGTCACCCGGCTGCAGGACCTCGTCGCCGACCTCGTGCTGCTCGGCAAGCTCGACCACGCGGGCCCGGACCGCCTCGAACCCGTGCTGCTGCCCGAAGCGGCCGAAGCCGTCGCCGCCGGGCGAGCCGAGCTCGTGGTCAGCGGCGCACCCGTGGTCCGCGGGCACCGGGCGCGGCTGGAACGGCTGGTCCGCAACCTCGTCGACAACGCCGAGCGGCACGCGGCTTCCCGGGTCGTCGTCGAGGTGTCCGCTGTGGACGGACGGGCCGTGCTGACGGTCACCGACGACGGGCCCGGCATCCCCGAAGCGGACCGCGAGCGCGTCTTCGACCGCTTCGTCCGCCTCGACGACGCCCGCGCCCGCGACGACGGCGGTTCCGGGCTGGGCCTGGCCATCGTGGCCGACATCGCCCGCGCCCACGGCGGCACGGCCGTGGCCGAAGCGGGCAGCCGGTTCGTCGTCACGCTTCCGGAGCTGAAGACGTCTTAA